Proteins encoded within one genomic window of Sulfurovum sp. XGS-02:
- a CDS encoding glycerate kinase produces the protein MSNKKILTEIYNQALEAVKADAIIRNNISLDKKDLTVCNTAYPLKKINKLYLFSVGKAGLNMAKAAEKILGSLIQGGIAISHQKGSCSFIEHHTSTHPLVSQKSIEGAEKLIDMMQTMGQDDFFIFCLSGGASAMIEKPIDGISLENFQKISSALLGSGIDIQTLNSVRKSISQIKGGKLADYTKAKGVVLVLSDVIGDDLNTIGSAPMMNGKMPHHIIGNNTIALKEAKKYIKPKVDKVIIVTNTLSGSSKEVAKYLVKKIKAYDKKYDSFCLLFGGETTTEVKGTGKGGRNQELALRLMDKALVSDKISILIAGSDGIDGNSPATGAFLEADIYEKMKTKGLDPKSYLKNSDSYTFFKALDADFTIGATGTNVMDFIIILKK, from the coding sequence ATGTCTAATAAAAAAATACTCACAGAGATCTACAATCAGGCCCTTGAAGCGGTAAAAGCCGATGCGATCATTCGCAACAATATCTCCCTGGATAAAAAAGATCTTACCGTTTGCAACACTGCCTACCCTTTGAAAAAGATCAACAAACTCTACCTCTTCTCCGTGGGGAAAGCCGGATTGAATATGGCAAAGGCTGCAGAAAAGATCTTAGGTTCTCTTATCCAAGGAGGGATTGCGATTTCACATCAAAAAGGTTCATGCAGTTTTATTGAACACCATACTTCAACACACCCTCTAGTTTCACAAAAGAGCATTGAAGGGGCGGAGAAACTGATCGATATGATGCAAACAATGGGTCAAGATGATTTTTTCATCTTTTGTCTTTCAGGTGGAGCTTCAGCCATGATCGAGAAGCCTATAGATGGTATCAGTTTAGAGAATTTTCAGAAAATATCCTCGGCATTGCTCGGTTCGGGTATAGATATCCAAACACTCAATAGTGTACGAAAATCCATCTCCCAGATAAAAGGCGGCAAATTGGCTGACTATACGAAGGCAAAAGGGGTGGTTCTGGTATTGAGTGATGTGATCGGTGATGACCTCAATACTATCGGTTCGGCTCCGATGATGAATGGCAAAATGCCTCATCATATCATAGGAAACAATACCATCGCATTAAAAGAGGCAAAAAAGTATATCAAACCCAAAGTAGATAAGGTCATAATAGTCACAAATACTCTCAGCGGATCTTCGAAAGAAGTTGCCAAATATCTCGTGAAAAAAATAAAAGCGTATGATAAGAAATATGACTCATTTTGCCTGCTTTTTGGTGGAGAGACGACCACAGAAGTCAAAGGTACCGGTAAAGGAGGCCGCAATCAGGAGTTGGCTCTCAGACTAATGGATAAAGCATTGGTCTCGGACAAGATCTCAATTTTGATCGCAGGAAGTGACGGCATCGATGGAAATTCACCTGCAACAGGCGCCTTTTTAGAAGCAGATATCTATGAAAAAATGAAAACAAAAGGCTTGGATCCAAAATCCTATTTAAAGAACAGTGACAGTTACACGTTTTTCAAAGCGTTGGATGCTGACTTTACCATAGGTGCGACAGGAACGAACGTCATGGATTTTATCATCATATTAAAAAAATAA
- a CDS encoding mannosyl-3-phosphoglycerate phosphatase: MKMKRLIFTDLDGTFLNYHDYSFEASFEALQKIKEEGIPLIFTTSKTKVEVEYLQEKVGISEPFIVENGAALFIPEGYQGFDLSFLSHYDDKRVMVFGESYAKVLEFYRAHKEAFDMVGLSDMSDEQIIHLTELSQSDVLLAKQRDFTEPFILKDATKLNALKKLAHTYGLKITQGGRFYHLIGESQDKGIAVIKTIELFEVLYQDKVRSMALGDSQNDIEMLKHVDIPILIQTHDGSYLETGLPHIEKSSYQGSKGWNEMVLKYV, encoded by the coding sequence AATATTTACCGATCTCGACGGTACTTTTTTAAATTACCATGATTACTCATTTGAAGCGTCTTTTGAGGCACTGCAAAAGATCAAAGAAGAAGGGATCCCTCTTATTTTCACTACCAGTAAAACGAAAGTTGAAGTTGAATATCTGCAAGAAAAAGTCGGTATCTCAGAACCTTTTATTGTTGAAAATGGTGCAGCTCTCTTCATCCCTGAGGGGTATCAAGGGTTTGATCTGTCATTTCTAAGCCATTATGATGATAAGAGAGTCATGGTATTTGGTGAATCTTATGCGAAAGTTTTGGAGTTCTATAGAGCCCATAAAGAAGCATTCGATATGGTTGGCTTGAGCGATATGTCTGATGAGCAAATTATACACTTAACCGAATTGAGCCAGAGTGATGTTCTCCTTGCAAAACAGCGTGATTTCACGGAACCATTTATCCTTAAAGATGCGACTAAATTAAACGCATTGAAAAAGTTGGCTCATACATATGGATTAAAGATCACGCAAGGCGGACGGTTTTATCATTTAATAGGTGAATCCCAAGATAAGGGGATTGCAGTGATCAAGACCATAGAACTTTTTGAAGTGTTGTATCAAGATAAGGTTCGTTCCATGGCATTGGGAGACAGCCAAAATGACATTGAAATGCTAAAGCATGTAGATATACCTATTTTGATTCAAACACATGATGGAAGCTACCTTGAAACGGGTTTACCTCATATAGAAAAATCAAGCTACCAAGGGAGTAAAGGCTGGAATGAGATGGTATTGAAATATGTCTAA